The sequence below is a genomic window from Oscillospiraceae bacterium.
CCTGTTCCATGCGCTCCATCTCGGAGAGGTAGCGGCCCGCGTCCAGGGTGGGGAGCTGCGCCCCCGCGTCGGCCAGGGTCTGGCACAGGCGCTGGGTGGTGTCCAGGTTCTCCCGCTGCCGCTCCAGCTGGATGATGTGGCGGCGCAGCCCGTCGTCCAGGGTCAGATCCCCCCGCTGCATCCGCCGGATCTCCTCCAGGGGCACGTCCAGCTTGCGCAGCAGCTTGATCTTCTTGAGCGCCTCCACGTCCTCGTCGGCGTAGTCCCGGTAGCCGTTCTCGCTGTTGCGGCCGGGGCTGAGCAGCCCCTCCTTCTCGTAGTAGCGGATGTTGCGCTTGGTGATGCCCACCCGCTCCTCCACCTCGTTGATTTTCACTGCCGTTCACCTCTTCTATGGACACAGGCTACACCTTCCACCGGGTGGAAAGTCAAGCGGAATCCGAACTATTTTTCCAATCGCTCCTCCAGCGCCCGGCGCACCGTCCGCAGCACCTTGAGCCGGGCGTATTTCTTGTCGTTGCCCTCCACGATGACCCAGGGGGCGTACTCGGTGGAGGTTTTCTGCAACATTTCATCCACTGCAACCTCGTATTCCGGCCACTTGGCTCGGTTGCGCCAGTCCTCCTCGGTGATCTTCCACCGCTTGTCCGGGTTGTTCTGCCGGTCGGTGAAGCGGGCGAGCTGGGTGTCCCGGTCGATCTGCAGCCAGAACTTCAGCACCACCGCGCCCCAGGCGGACAGCTCCCGTTCAAACTCGCAGATCTCGTCGTACCCCATCTGCCAGCGGGCCTCGGGGGTGAAGCCCTCCACCCGCTCCACCATCACCCGGCCGTACCAGGTGCGGTCGAAGATGGCCACGTGCCCGTCCTTGGGGACCTGCCGCCAGAAGCGCCAGAGGTAGTGGCGGGCCAGCTCGTCCGGGGTGGGGGCCGCGATGGGCACCACGTCGAAGCCCCGGGGGTCCAGCGCCCAGGACAGCCGCCGGATGGCGCCCCCCTTGCCCGCCGCGTCCCAGCCCTCGAAGCCGATGACCACGGGCACCTTCTCCCGGTACAGCCGGCTGTGCAGCCGCCGGAGCTTTTTGCGCTCCCGCCCCAGGGCGGCGTCGTAGTCCGAATCGTCCACCGTGGGGGAGAGGTCCACCCCGGCCAGCCTGGGCATGTTCAGGCGCGGGGGATCCAGGGGGTTGAGCCGGGCGCAGCGGGGGGCTCCGTGCTCCAGCGCGGCGCCCAGCGCGTCCCGGATGGCGCGCAGCACCAGCAGCACCCCGGCGTTTTTGTCCTCGTTCCACACCATGTGCCAGGGGGCCCAGGCCGGGTTGGTGGCCTCCATCAGACCGTCCCAGCTCCGGCGCAGGCTGTCGTAGTCCCGGTTCTGCTCCCAGTCCTGCCGGGTCACCCGCCAGGCGGTGGCGGGATCTCCCGCCAGCTTCTCCAGGCGCTTGCGCTGGGTGGCGCGGCCCACGTGGAGGAAGAATTTCAAAATGAGGTACCCGTCGTCGGCCAACTGCCGCTCGAAGGTGTTGATGGACGCGATGCACCCCATGGCCCCCTCCGGGTCGTTCCGCAGCAGCTCGGCCGACTGCCGGTACCAGCCCCGGTCCAGCACCGCCATCCTGCCCCGGGCGGGCAGATCCCGCCAGAAGCGCCACAGATAGGGGCGGCGGGCCTCGGCGGGCTCGGGGTCCGCGTTGGAATAGACCTGGTAGCCCCGGGGGTCCAGCTCGGAGATGAGCTTGGCGATGGCGCGGCCCTTGCCCGCCGTGCTCCAGCCCTCAAAGAGAACCACCACCGGCAGCCCGGCTTCCTTGATGCGCTGCTGCAGCGCGGCCAGCTCCCGCTGCAGCGCCTTGATCTCCGCCTTGACGTTCCCTCCGCCCGCGTCCCGCGCCCGGTTTTCCTGCTCCAGCATGGCAGTTCC
It includes:
- a CDS encoding polyphosphate:AMP phosphotransferase, with product MLEQENRARDAGGGNVKAEIKALQRELAALQQRIKEAGLPVVVLFEGWSTAGKGRAIAKLISELDPRGYQVYSNADPEPAEARRPYLWRFWRDLPARGRMAVLDRGWYRQSAELLRNDPEGAMGCIASINTFERQLADDGYLILKFFLHVGRATQRKRLEKLAGDPATAWRVTRQDWEQNRDYDSLRRSWDGLMEATNPAWAPWHMVWNEDKNAGVLLVLRAIRDALGAALEHGAPRCARLNPLDPPRLNMPRLAGVDLSPTVDDSDYDAALGRERKKLRRLHSRLYREKVPVVIGFEGWDAAGKGGAIRRLSWALDPRGFDVVPIAAPTPDELARHYLWRFWRQVPKDGHVAIFDRTWYGRVMVERVEGFTPEARWQMGYDEICEFERELSAWGAVVLKFWLQIDRDTQLARFTDRQNNPDKRWKITEEDWRNRAKWPEYEVAVDEMLQKTSTEYAPWVIVEGNDKKYARLKVLRTVRRALEERLEK